One segment of Rhodopirellula baltica SH 1 DNA contains the following:
- a CDS encoding PAS domain S-box protein, with amino-acid sequence MADTKASQNISFGSETEDEDDSSTSSGTHQHVVGIGASAGGLEALEQLFGKMPVATGMSFVVVQHLSPDFKSHMDDLLRRVTDIPVEVVDNGVEVQPDTIYLIPAKKEMVISNGKLLLTDRGSEKILTHPIDQFLRSLAQDLRERAIGIVLSGTGSDGSRGVVEISNNGGLVVIQDPMTCKFDSMPMNARNTGHVDMELAPDKMGEALQQYLFDGQRTKADQPINMGEIQRSGLERVFQLLKKNHGINFHHYKSGTVHRRIQRRMDLLHLDTLTEYVAHINEHADEVNELYRDLLIGVTKFFRDREAFSVLEQRVIPELIEKAKDTIRIWVCGCATGEEAYTIAMLMREGIEQSERHVDFKMFATDPHRGSLQIAATGSYSEAQMSEVSLERRARFFTKRESGYVVKDELRRCVVFAAQNVINDPPFTQMDLVSCRNMLIYLQSPAQRKTLSLFHFSLKANGILFLGPSESVGDIGDEFDAINTQWKIFRKRRDVRLPIELRMPLANQSVSPVTPQTPSIVEPPPQRRNENLLEIYNVLLADKMPPSLVIDTDYRIIHVFPGANRYLTVPSGTPSDNILHMVPKELRASIGAAVTQAIKQQSAVHYQGIPSPVDGPDHVLELIVEPYHVPKLASSCVLIQFKASEMRTAFGDALTTSNESTESEGTLLDFSTAAHSRIEDLEQELSFNRQNLQATIEELETSNEELQATNEEMVASNEELQSTNEELQSVNEELYSVNAELQVRVNEVNEANADMVNLLATTRVGVVFLDDDLRVRRVTPEISRLLSIEPNDLGRSFESFIHPIQDDQFLERVRQARDERVELEWEVSCRDSSYLVRALPYLRNSEINGVVIAFVDVDILRRAERDVLKFKFMADQNIDALVLLDQKGKISYANRKMCDQLGYSNEEILGQLLSRFKSETDPKSFDDRLEKAHAKGGNLFESWLQQRDGTEFPVEVALTPVFLQGKQLLFASIRDISLRKTHESQMRLLSEAVQSAANGIVITDCSLEDHPISFVNKGFTDMTGFSEQEILGRNCRFLQGEHTDNETVLRIRRALGRGESVRELIKNYRKNGEPFWNDLYITPVHDENGILTHFVGVQNDVTERIEAARQTETNERTIRLLLDSTAEGLFGLDVHGKCTFSNEKAARLLGYEHGSQIVGKELAELAQPCDPNGNPFEKDSLQILGAVRAGEAINRYDERFCRKDGESFPVEYWCHPIQEDGKIVGAVVTFVDIETRLQVENELREAKLAADAANEAKSHFLANMSHELRTPLSAILGFTKILQEDPDEGTIQEYLSTIQRNGDYLLRLLGDVLDLSRIEANKFTTATSSVSLGELLADIFETMKMRTQDYQNTLHFDVSEPLPRTITTDSARLRQIMINLIANAIKFTPKGRVEVVVRSEKIDDDSFLLLKVIDDGIGIADEKLRTLFEPFVQADATISNRFGGTGLGLSITKRLTNALGGTIQVSSTEGEGSEFTIRLPVDPIGTMDQLTIELTDEKDNDNSKSSLDQDIQLNARVLIADDMRDVRFVAQHFLKKAGCEVEVAENGRQAVDMVVAASRDGKPFELCLMDMQMPELDGLGAVRELRQRGIELPVIALTADAMKGTRRRLITEGFDEYLSKPLKVNRLLRIAKGLLDA; translated from the coding sequence ATGGCTGACACCAAAGCTTCCCAGAATATTTCGTTCGGCTCAGAAACCGAGGACGAAGATGATTCTTCGACCTCGAGCGGAACGCACCAGCACGTCGTCGGCATTGGGGCATCGGCCGGCGGACTCGAAGCACTCGAACAACTCTTCGGCAAAATGCCGGTCGCAACGGGGATGTCCTTCGTCGTCGTTCAGCACCTGTCGCCCGACTTCAAAAGCCACATGGATGATTTGCTCCGGCGAGTCACCGACATCCCGGTCGAAGTCGTCGACAATGGAGTCGAGGTTCAGCCCGACACGATCTACTTGATCCCCGCCAAAAAGGAAATGGTCATCAGCAACGGCAAGTTGTTGCTGACCGACCGAGGAAGCGAAAAGATCCTTACGCATCCCATCGATCAATTTCTGCGATCGCTGGCGCAAGATCTCCGTGAACGAGCCATCGGGATCGTTCTATCTGGGACCGGCAGCGATGGATCCCGCGGCGTCGTCGAGATCAGCAACAATGGCGGATTGGTTGTGATCCAGGATCCGATGACATGCAAGTTCGATTCGATGCCAATGAACGCCCGAAACACCGGGCATGTCGATATGGAACTGGCTCCCGACAAAATGGGAGAAGCTCTGCAACAATATCTCTTCGATGGGCAACGGACCAAAGCGGATCAGCCTATCAACATGGGCGAAATTCAACGTTCGGGATTGGAACGCGTTTTTCAACTGCTCAAGAAGAATCATGGAATCAACTTCCACCACTACAAATCGGGCACGGTTCATCGTCGCATTCAGCGACGGATGGACTTGTTGCACCTTGACACGCTCACTGAGTACGTCGCTCACATCAACGAACATGCCGACGAAGTCAACGAGCTTTATCGTGACCTATTGATCGGCGTTACCAAGTTCTTTCGTGATCGAGAGGCTTTCAGTGTTCTCGAACAACGCGTCATCCCTGAGCTGATCGAGAAAGCAAAAGATACGATTCGCATCTGGGTCTGCGGTTGTGCAACCGGCGAGGAAGCCTACACGATTGCCATGTTGATGCGTGAAGGCATCGAGCAATCAGAACGGCACGTTGACTTTAAGATGTTCGCCACCGACCCGCACCGTGGCTCGTTGCAAATCGCAGCAACAGGAAGTTATTCCGAAGCCCAAATGAGCGAAGTATCGCTGGAACGCCGCGCACGCTTTTTCACCAAGCGTGAATCGGGCTACGTCGTCAAGGATGAGCTTCGTCGATGTGTCGTCTTTGCAGCTCAAAACGTCATCAACGATCCACCGTTCACGCAAATGGACCTGGTGTCTTGCAGGAACATGTTGATCTACCTGCAATCGCCCGCTCAACGCAAAACACTTTCGCTGTTTCACTTTTCTCTGAAGGCCAATGGAATCTTGTTCCTGGGCCCGAGCGAAAGCGTGGGTGATATCGGCGACGAGTTTGATGCAATCAACACGCAGTGGAAGATTTTTCGCAAACGACGCGACGTTCGCTTGCCGATCGAGTTGCGAATGCCGCTCGCGAATCAATCGGTTTCACCGGTAACGCCCCAGACACCTTCCATCGTCGAACCGCCACCGCAACGGCGGAATGAAAACCTGCTGGAGATTTACAACGTCTTGCTGGCGGACAAGATGCCACCAAGCTTGGTGATCGACACGGACTACCGGATCATTCATGTCTTCCCGGGTGCCAATCGATATCTGACTGTTCCCAGCGGCACACCATCGGACAATATCCTTCACATGGTGCCGAAGGAATTGCGTGCATCGATCGGTGCCGCGGTCACGCAAGCGATCAAACAACAGAGTGCCGTCCACTACCAAGGCATCCCTTCGCCGGTCGACGGACCCGACCACGTTCTGGAACTGATCGTCGAGCCATATCACGTCCCGAAGCTCGCGTCCTCGTGCGTGCTGATTCAATTCAAAGCATCTGAAATGCGCACCGCATTTGGTGATGCATTGACCACAAGCAATGAGTCCACTGAATCCGAAGGCACCTTGTTGGACTTTTCGACCGCGGCACATTCGCGAATCGAAGATTTGGAACAGGAACTCAGTTTCAATCGGCAAAACCTGCAAGCCACGATTGAAGAGCTGGAAACTTCCAACGAAGAATTGCAAGCGACCAACGAAGAAATGGTCGCCAGTAATGAAGAACTTCAAAGCACCAACGAAGAACTGCAGAGCGTCAACGAAGAGTTGTACTCGGTCAACGCGGAGCTTCAAGTTCGTGTGAACGAAGTGAATGAAGCAAACGCCGACATGGTCAACTTGTTGGCAACAACTCGTGTTGGCGTCGTGTTCTTGGACGACGACCTCCGCGTTCGTAGGGTCACTCCTGAAATCTCTCGTTTGCTTTCGATCGAACCAAACGACCTGGGACGCTCCTTTGAATCCTTCATTCACCCTATCCAAGACGACCAGTTTCTTGAACGCGTACGGCAAGCTCGCGATGAGCGAGTTGAATTGGAATGGGAAGTCAGCTGTCGCGATTCTTCCTACTTGGTCCGCGCCCTTCCGTATCTGCGAAACTCTGAGATCAACGGCGTCGTCATAGCGTTTGTGGACGTTGACATTCTACGCCGTGCCGAACGCGACGTATTGAAGTTCAAGTTCATGGCGGACCAGAACATCGACGCATTGGTTTTGCTCGATCAAAAAGGAAAGATCAGCTACGCCAATCGCAAGATGTGCGATCAACTGGGTTACTCAAACGAAGAAATCCTTGGACAACTACTTTCCCGTTTCAAATCAGAAACCGACCCCAAATCGTTCGACGATCGGCTCGAGAAAGCTCATGCGAAAGGTGGCAATCTTTTTGAGTCTTGGCTTCAACAACGCGACGGAACAGAGTTCCCCGTCGAGGTTGCGCTAACGCCAGTCTTCTTGCAGGGCAAACAGCTTTTATTTGCATCGATCCGCGATATTTCTCTTCGCAAGACCCATGAATCGCAGATGCGATTGCTCAGCGAAGCGGTTCAGTCGGCTGCCAACGGAATTGTCATCACGGATTGCTCCTTGGAAGATCACCCGATCTCGTTTGTGAACAAAGGCTTCACTGACATGACTGGGTTCTCCGAGCAAGAGATCCTCGGTCGCAATTGTCGATTCTTGCAAGGAGAACACACCGACAACGAAACCGTCCTGAGAATCCGACGGGCTCTTGGCCGTGGTGAATCGGTTCGCGAACTGATCAAGAACTATCGCAAAAATGGCGAGCCATTTTGGAACGATCTCTACATTACCCCGGTTCACGATGAAAACGGCATCCTGACTCATTTTGTTGGTGTTCAAAACGATGTGACCGAACGCATCGAAGCGGCTCGCCAAACGGAAACCAACGAACGGACCATTCGATTGTTGCTGGATTCGACCGCCGAAGGTTTGTTTGGTTTAGACGTTCACGGCAAATGCACTTTCAGCAACGAAAAAGCAGCCCGACTGCTGGGCTACGAACACGGCAGCCAGATCGTTGGCAAGGAACTCGCGGAACTCGCGCAACCCTGCGATCCCAATGGAAATCCGTTTGAGAAAGATTCTTTGCAAATTCTCGGTGCGGTTCGTGCTGGCGAAGCGATCAACCGGTACGACGAACGTTTTTGTCGCAAAGATGGCGAAAGCTTCCCGGTTGAATATTGGTGTCATCCAATCCAAGAGGACGGGAAAATTGTCGGAGCCGTGGTGACCTTCGTCGATATCGAAACCCGACTGCAGGTCGAGAACGAATTGCGAGAAGCAAAGCTGGCAGCCGATGCTGCTAACGAAGCGAAGAGTCACTTCCTTGCCAACATGAGTCACGAGCTGCGGACGCCTCTATCGGCCATCCTTGGTTTCACCAAAATCCTTCAGGAAGATCCCGACGAAGGCACCATCCAAGAATACTTGTCAACGATCCAGCGAAACGGAGATTACCTGCTCCGTCTGCTCGGCGACGTCCTCGACCTGTCACGGATCGAAGCGAACAAATTCACCACCGCGACCAGCAGCGTCTCATTGGGTGAACTCCTGGCCGACATTTTCGAAACAATGAAAATGCGAACCCAGGACTACCAAAACACACTGCACTTTGACGTCAGCGAACCACTTCCAAGGACAATCACAACCGACTCCGCGCGGCTACGTCAAATCATGATCAACTTGATTGCCAACGCGATTAAGTTCACTCCGAAGGGCCGAGTCGAAGTGGTGGTGCGATCCGAAAAGATCGACGACGACTCTTTCTTGTTGTTGAAAGTCATCGATGACGGAATCGGGATTGCGGACGAGAAATTGCGAACGCTGTTTGAGCCGTTCGTCCAAGCGGACGCGACCATCTCAAATCGCTTTGGCGGCACCGGACTGGGACTCAGCATCACCAAACGCCTCACCAATGCGTTGGGTGGGACGATCCAAGTCAGCAGTACCGAAGGCGAAGGAAGCGAGTTCACTATCCGATTGCCAGTCGATCCGATTGGCACCATGGACCAGCTGACGATCGAATTGACGGATGAAAAGGACAACGACAATTCCAAGTCATCACTCGACCAAGACATCCAGCTCAACGCACGAGTTTTGATTGCGGATGACATGCGAGACGTTCGCTTCGTGGCCCAACACTTTTTGAAGAAAGCGGGCTGCGAAGTGGAAGTTGCTGAAAACGGAAGGCAGGCCGTCGACATGGTCGTGGCGGCGAGCAGAGATGGTAAGCCGTTCGAACTTTGCCTGATGGACATGCAGATGCCCGAACTGGATGGACTGGGGGCCGTGCGAGAACTTCGCCAACGAGGGATCGAGTTGCCGGTGATCGCGTTGACGGCTGATGCAATGAAGGGCACCCGTCGCCGTCTGATCACTGAAGGCTTTGACGAGTACTTGAGCAAACCGTTGAAGGTCAACCGTTTGCTACGCATCGCGAAAGGTTTGCTAGACGCCTGA
- a CDS encoding App1 family protein, with protein MEAFNVSINHRAFMSEPKPESFQADLRSWLTRAASSADDVADVAIRRIRKRWGRAGVPQIQTYTGFATADTIHLRGRILNNPPLDPDFHNDRWWQNLAHTWRRFASDEVPGVTIEGSFAGVTGRTVSDSEGYFELDIPRTADNSEFAFWMPAQLAIVDDDRISPLESFAVCDVMHVSSDAKYAVVSDVDDTILRTGATDIGTMAKLTFFGNARTRAPLEGVASLYEWMQHNGQRFGSPVNPIFYVSSSPWNLYDLLEDFLELNAIPKGPLFLRDLGIDDDKFIKQGHDRKLEQTRYLMNAFPHLPFVLVGDSGQEDARLYATAAEEFGQRIPAIFIRDIDPETMSNHDEKVDRYTKQSAAAGVPMHLVKDSIEVSAIAEELGLLSKDILPAIEEATRRDHDRKSGLL; from the coding sequence ATGGAAGCTTTCAACGTTTCCATTAACCACAGAGCATTCATGTCTGAACCGAAACCGGAATCTTTCCAAGCGGACTTACGCAGTTGGCTGACTCGAGCCGCATCTTCCGCCGATGATGTGGCCGACGTGGCGATCCGTCGCATTCGCAAGCGTTGGGGACGCGCCGGCGTACCCCAGATACAAACCTACACCGGATTCGCGACGGCAGACACGATTCATCTTCGAGGCCGGATTCTCAACAACCCACCTCTGGATCCAGATTTCCACAACGATCGATGGTGGCAGAACCTGGCGCACACGTGGCGTCGGTTCGCCAGCGACGAGGTCCCCGGCGTCACGATCGAAGGATCCTTCGCGGGCGTGACTGGACGAACCGTCAGCGACAGCGAAGGCTACTTCGAACTCGACATCCCACGCACAGCCGACAACAGCGAGTTTGCATTTTGGATGCCGGCACAACTAGCAATTGTGGACGACGATCGAATTTCACCGTTGGAATCGTTCGCCGTTTGCGACGTCATGCATGTCTCATCCGATGCGAAGTATGCCGTCGTCAGTGATGTCGACGACACGATCCTTCGAACGGGAGCGACCGACATCGGCACGATGGCAAAGCTAACTTTCTTCGGCAACGCGAGAACTCGAGCCCCGCTCGAAGGAGTCGCATCGCTGTACGAATGGATGCAACACAACGGCCAACGTTTTGGATCTCCCGTCAATCCAATCTTCTACGTTTCGTCTTCGCCGTGGAATCTCTACGACTTGCTCGAGGATTTCTTAGAACTCAACGCAATCCCCAAAGGCCCGTTGTTCTTGCGCGACCTTGGAATTGACGACGACAAATTCATCAAGCAAGGACATGATCGCAAGCTTGAACAAACTCGATACTTGATGAACGCGTTTCCCCATTTGCCGTTCGTATTAGTTGGCGACTCGGGGCAAGAAGACGCTCGTCTTTATGCAACTGCGGCAGAGGAATTCGGTCAGCGTATTCCCGCGATCTTCATTCGAGACATTGATCCAGAGACGATGAGCAACCACGACGAGAAAGTCGATCGTTACACCAAACAAAGCGCCGCGGCCGGTGTCCCAATGCATTTGGTCAAGGACAGTATCGAAGTCAGCGCGATCGCCGAAGAGCTTGGGCTGCTATCGAAAGACATTCTGCCGGCGATCGAAGAAGCAACCCGCCGCGATCACGATCGCAAAAGCGGGCTGCTCTAG
- a CDS encoding YihY/virulence factor BrkB family protein encodes MGFLKQVFSEFSKDRCSTLAAALAYYTAFALPPLLYLMMTVLTFSLSVMYDSEQATEKAQGILQTQASQMIGNPAAVEQIETIMENHEQTSGKWWKTLLSFAGILVGATGVVSALQAALNQVWEVKPDPENSGIKDMIAKRFLSFGMILGLGFLLLVSLVVSSVLTALGDQVGGWIGMSETVAHLANFAVQALVVFVIFASIFKFMPDAITKWRDVAVGAAVTTILFLVGRYAMQLYFSMSEPGAQLGAAAASLAVLLVWVYYTAMIVLLGAEATQVYAVRYGDGIRPEPKAVRVVEEIKRDTKATTA; translated from the coding sequence GTGGGTTTTCTCAAGCAAGTATTTTCGGAGTTTTCAAAGGATCGTTGCAGCACGCTGGCGGCTGCGTTGGCGTACTACACCGCGTTCGCACTGCCTCCACTGCTGTATCTGATGATGACGGTGCTGACGTTCAGCTTGTCGGTGATGTATGACAGTGAGCAAGCCACCGAAAAGGCGCAGGGGATTTTGCAGACGCAGGCTTCTCAGATGATTGGTAATCCCGCGGCGGTCGAACAGATTGAGACCATCATGGAGAACCACGAGCAGACCTCAGGGAAGTGGTGGAAAACGCTGCTGAGTTTTGCCGGGATTTTGGTTGGTGCAACGGGAGTGGTCTCCGCGTTGCAAGCAGCACTGAATCAGGTTTGGGAGGTGAAACCCGATCCTGAAAACAGCGGCATCAAAGACATGATCGCGAAACGATTTTTGTCTTTTGGGATGATCTTGGGTCTGGGCTTTCTGCTGCTGGTTTCATTGGTCGTCTCTTCGGTTTTGACCGCTTTGGGTGATCAAGTGGGTGGTTGGATTGGGATGTCAGAAACGGTCGCTCATCTCGCAAACTTTGCCGTTCAGGCATTGGTTGTGTTCGTCATCTTCGCATCCATTTTTAAGTTCATGCCCGACGCGATCACCAAATGGCGAGATGTGGCTGTTGGAGCCGCCGTGACCACGATCCTGTTTTTGGTCGGCCGCTACGCGATGCAGTTGTATTTTTCGATGAGTGAACCCGGGGCACAGCTCGGTGCCGCAGCCGCTTCGTTGGCCGTGCTGTTGGTGTGGGTTTACTACACCGCAATGATCGTTCTGCTCGGTGCGGAAGCCACGCAGGTTTACGCGGTCCGCTATGGCGATGGGATTCGACCCGAACCCAAAGCCGTTCGCGTGGTGGAAGAGATCAAACGAGATACCAAAGCAACCACGGCGTAG
- a CDS encoding RNA polymerase sigma factor produces MNASVPSPSAANDPDRENEIRLIGLIREGDSQAWQQLIDQFEGRLLAYARRRVGDLATSEDIVQETFVGFLVSLPNYDSRRKLESYLFSICSYKLTDHLRQCGRRPELPLLGRGSSSGSGSGDNVEADGVRLPSSICRSAERRELEQDLVVEVVLEQIANWQSRGNFTKLKAIELIFVMGRGNREVAEQLNLTQQQVANLKSDFLTRISAVIKRRELDLDVFPELREND; encoded by the coding sequence ATGAATGCTTCCGTTCCCTCACCGTCCGCCGCCAACGATCCTGATCGCGAAAATGAAATTCGCTTGATCGGTTTGATTCGCGAAGGTGATTCGCAGGCGTGGCAACAATTGATCGATCAGTTCGAAGGTCGTTTGTTGGCATACGCCCGTCGGCGAGTTGGCGATCTGGCGACCAGTGAAGACATCGTGCAAGAAACCTTCGTCGGTTTTCTTGTTTCGCTGCCGAACTACGATTCGCGTCGAAAGCTTGAGAGCTATCTGTTTTCGATCTGTAGCTACAAGCTGACCGATCACTTGCGGCAGTGTGGGCGACGTCCTGAATTGCCGTTGCTCGGACGCGGCAGTTCATCGGGTTCCGGTAGCGGCGACAATGTCGAAGCCGATGGTGTCCGCTTGCCAAGTTCGATTTGTCGCAGCGCGGAACGTCGGGAATTGGAGCAGGACTTGGTTGTCGAAGTTGTCCTCGAGCAAATTGCCAATTGGCAATCGCGTGGCAACTTTACGAAGTTGAAAGCGATCGAGTTGATTTTCGTGATGGGCCGTGGCAATCGCGAGGTTGCAGAGCAGCTAAACCTGACTCAGCAACAAGTCGCGAATCTGAAGAGCGATTTCCTGACTCGGATTTCGGCGGTCATCAAACGCCGTGAGCTCGATCTGGACGTGTTCCCCGAACTTCGAGAAAACGACTGA
- a CDS encoding 4a-hydroxytetrahydrobiopterin dehydratase yields MNESKTLTDWSSRHCVPCEGGIDRVSADAAKRYLVELSNWSLEEDGKQISRKLNTGDFQTAVRHLNAIAELAEAEQHHPDLHLTGYRHLRVVLTTHAIGGLSENDFVMAAHIDRVVS; encoded by the coding sequence ATGAACGAATCCAAAACATTAACGGACTGGTCCAGCCGCCACTGTGTTCCCTGCGAAGGCGGCATCGATCGCGTCTCGGCCGACGCCGCGAAGCGATACCTGGTCGAGCTTTCCAATTGGTCGCTCGAGGAAGATGGCAAACAAATATCGCGAAAGTTGAACACGGGCGATTTCCAGACCGCGGTTCGGCATCTCAACGCGATCGCCGAATTAGCGGAGGCGGAACAACATCATCCCGATCTGCATTTGACCGGTTACCGGCACCTTCGCGTTGTCCTGACGACCCACGCGATCGGCGGTTTGAGTGAAAATGATTTTGTGATGGCCGCCCACATCGATCGGGTTGTCTCGTGA
- a CDS encoding beta-ketoacyl-[acyl-carrier-protein] synthase family protein has product MPATSAQRVVITGIGVISPLGNTPEELLSGLREGKSGIAPFTQIPTDVLPISNGAEASAFTGHISDYGPLEKSLQRTIRKGSKVMCREIEMGVAAAQLALHNGGHNPDDFDRDRTGVVYGCDYIMSLPEEYAEGIAACTTDGEFDFTKWGDLGLPKVNPLWLLKYLPNMPASHIAIYNDLRGPNNSITLREASAGAAISEAVSTISRGHADALVVGSTGSRVHTLRTLHASMQEKLASDTEDPSRMSRPFDASRDGSVVGEGAGAFLCESLEHAEKRGATIYGEIVACSSSAVGPAAGDQPMRKGFANVLRGVIRKGRENGFAPAEGKINVGHIHAHGLSDVDTDACEAGAIADVFGFAEAQPPVTTAKGHLGNIGAGSGMVEMIASLQSLGDKLFPIRNLEQLDENCPIAAVTTDDQSAGDNFINLNITPQGQTTAVWITKPR; this is encoded by the coding sequence ATGCCAGCTACCTCCGCCCAACGCGTCGTGATCACCGGCATCGGCGTGATCAGTCCGCTCGGTAACACTCCCGAAGAACTCCTCAGCGGATTGCGGGAAGGCAAAAGCGGCATCGCTCCGTTCACGCAAATCCCGACGGACGTTCTGCCCATCAGCAATGGTGCCGAAGCGAGTGCATTCACCGGCCACATCAGCGACTACGGACCACTCGAAAAATCGTTGCAACGAACGATCCGAAAAGGCAGCAAGGTGATGTGCCGCGAAATCGAGATGGGAGTCGCGGCGGCTCAGTTGGCGCTACACAACGGCGGTCACAACCCTGACGACTTCGATCGCGATCGCACGGGAGTCGTTTATGGATGCGACTACATCATGTCGCTTCCCGAAGAATACGCCGAGGGCATTGCCGCCTGCACCACCGATGGTGAATTTGACTTCACCAAGTGGGGTGACCTGGGACTTCCAAAGGTCAACCCGCTGTGGTTGCTGAAGTACTTGCCCAACATGCCAGCTTCGCACATCGCGATCTACAACGACCTTCGCGGTCCCAATAACTCCATCACCCTTCGCGAAGCATCCGCCGGTGCGGCAATCTCCGAAGCGGTCTCAACAATTTCGCGTGGCCATGCAGATGCGTTGGTCGTTGGCTCTACCGGCTCGCGAGTTCACACATTGCGAACGCTGCATGCTTCGATGCAAGAGAAATTGGCATCGGACACGGAAGACCCCAGTCGCATGTCGCGTCCATTCGACGCCAGCCGTGATGGCAGTGTGGTGGGCGAAGGCGCGGGCGCGTTCCTGTGTGAGTCACTGGAACACGCCGAGAAACGTGGTGCGACGATTTATGGTGAAATCGTTGCTTGCAGTTCCAGTGCAGTCGGTCCTGCCGCCGGTGACCAACCCATGCGAAAGGGTTTCGCCAATGTCCTGCGAGGCGTGATCCGAAAAGGCCGCGAAAACGGCTTTGCCCCTGCCGAAGGAAAGATCAACGTCGGTCACATTCATGCTCATGGACTGTCGGACGTGGACACGGACGCTTGCGAAGCGGGTGCGATCGCCGATGTGTTTGGATTCGCCGAAGCTCAACCACCAGTTACCACTGCCAAAGGTCACCTCGGCAACATCGGTGCCGGCAGCGGGATGGTCGAAATGATTGCCAGCCTACAAAGCCTTGGCGATAAATTGTTCCCGATTCGCAACTTGGAACAGCTTGATGAAAACTGCCCCATTGCGGCAGTGACCACCGACGATCAATCCGCCGGTGACAACTTCATCAATCTCAACATCACGCCGCAGGGACAAACGACGGCCGTTTGGATCACCAAACCTCGCTGA